DNA from Kryptolebias marmoratus isolate JLee-2015 linkage group LG8, ASM164957v2, whole genome shotgun sequence:
TAAAGAAACCGGAAGTGTGAATATTTTAACATGTTAGCCTAGCTTAGCAGCGAGCTAACGTTAGCACACAGGGAGCTAATAATAAGCTGTGGTcgtgtttcagtgttttctctgaCAGAGGTTCCGGTTTTTCAGACAACACGAGGCTGGCTGGTGAAATTATTGggtatttattaaaatctcGGGTTTTGTGAACGTTAACAGCTTTTGGGGAGGTTTGCGAGATGCAGAAACAAGCTAACAAGCAGATACACTTAAACTAAAGTCTCAGTTTGTCTGGCAGTAGCAgctaaaatgtccttttttaaaatgagtttactTTCAAAACAACTGAATCTTGCCTCTAAGCTAAAGGGATGGAGCAGTGCTTTAATTGCACATggaaacttacagaaaacaaacatttaaattagatCCTTAGACATTTTGTTACCAGCAGTTTGCAACAAAGACAACTTAGTCTTGCTGGTTTTATTAGATtatagaaaatgtttgaaaaatagCTTTATAGGCATAAAGAGGTAATTTTGCACCAACAATATAAAGCTACTCGCTTGAAACCTAGCATATCCACATATTTTTAAGGTATTGCAATCgagcaaaagacaaaataaacccaaaaaacacagaacctGAGCGATGAATTATCTTTCAGTCTATTTACTTTCTGCAAAGCCTCATCAGAAACTGTCAGACAACATtcctaattaaataaaagtacagaaattgtgttaaaagaaaatgaggtTTGAAATGTCCTGCAAGGAACCATAAAAGTTGTCATTTCCCCTTTGATAAACTCGTTTTAAGTTATGCACATATTTCCATTTGTTTGCAAACGATTCAGTGAATTTCTGCTTCTcgttttgtaaacatttacagagAAACGTGTGAATCAGTGAGACATTAGTGAATTCGTGTAACTCGTGTCTTTTGTCCTTCAGAGCTTCTCTCCAGCTTCGAGAAAGGATGGATGGAGTCAGTTGGAGCACATCGAGGTCCCAGGAGTCGTTCAGCCGCTCCACGACAGCCGACACGCTGTCCAGGCTCGCCAGCTTCATCGCACGCGCCGACACGAGGCAGCACGCTCAAAGCCAGCGGCAGCAGCCGGCCCACCTGCCGCTGTATGTTTGTCAGGAGTGCGGTAAGGGCTTCCCATATGCTGCAGATCTGCGGCAGCACCAGGAGCTGAAGCACACGCTGCCCAAGCCTCACCGGTGTCCCTCCTGTGGACAGGAGTTCTCCCTGAGGTCGTCCTTGCAGCTGCACAAGTGCAACCAGGATTCCACCCTGTGCGAGAGGTGCCACGGGCCGTCACGGCTCGGTTCTCTGTGCCCTGCGTGCACAACGCGGATCCCAAATCCAGGCAGGCTGCAGGATAAACCACTTCACCGCCAGCCGCACCTTTTGGACAGCAGTCCTTACGCGTGCGCCCCGTGTGGGAGGAGCTTTAGCCAGAAGCAGGCGCTGCTGCACCATCAGCAGGCTGGCTGCAGCGAGCCGCCGTCCCCGTCGAATAAAGCCGACGTCGGCAGCCTTCCAGATGATTCTCCTCTGGTTTCTGAGGGTGACTCTGCTCGCTCCGATCTTTCAGACACCCCAGGTCCCAGCAGCTGGGCTGTGAGCGTGTGCCAGGTCTGCTCCAGAACTTTCCGAACGGAGGCTGCTCTGCAGCGACACAAGCAGAACAATCACGTAGAGGAGAAACTCAAACCCAGAGGAGACGGCGACAAACAGGAGGGAAATGAGCGGACTGCcaaggctgcaggaggagcacaTAAAAAGCCAAAATCCAAAAAGAAGCATCTCAGCTGTCGCTCCTGTGACATGGTTTTCAGGAGCACCTCAAAACTGTACGTGCACAGGAAAgagaagcacagcagagagaaGACGAGCGGCAGAGAGCCGAGGCCGGCCATCAGCAAGCGTAAGAGAGGAGACATGTATCCATGTCAGATCTGCTGCAAAGTCTTCTTCCACCATTTATCACTGAGGGCACATTACAGACGGCACACGGTTTCACGATccatcaaaaacagaaaccagccTCTGGGGCGTCCCCCCAAAGACTCCAGACCATCAGAGAACAGACCAAAAAAAGTCAGTAAGATTAGAAGAGCTGGTCCAGGCAGGCCCAGAAAGGTTCCCAGAGTGTTAACCGAT
Protein-coding regions in this window:
- the si:ch211-148l7.4 gene encoding zinc finger protein 14, whose product is MDGVSWSTSRSQESFSRSTTADTLSRLASFIARADTRQHAQSQRQQPAHLPLYVCQECGKGFPYAADLRQHQELKHTLPKPHRCPSCGQEFSLRSSLQLHKCNQDSTLCERCHGPSRLGSLCPACTTRIPNPGRLQDKPLHRQPHLLDSSPYACAPCGRSFSQKQALLHHQQAGCSEPPSPSNKADVGSLPDDSPLVSEGDSARSDLSDTPGPSSWAVSVCQVCSRTFRTEAALQRHKQNNHVEEKLKPRGDGDKQEGNERTAKAAGGAHKKPKSKKKHLSCRSCDMVFRSTSKLYVHRKEKHSREKTSGREPRPAISKRKRGDMYPCQICCKVFFHHLSLRAHYRRHTVSRSIKNRNQPLGRPPKDSRPSENRPKKVSKIRRAGPGRPRKVPRVLTDIISDPEGVSEEAEEEEKEFPCPSCAEVFSLRQQLKEHVELHQSSVRRRQCSVCANEMDSCKGPGSKRHRLYHCVPCQQGFSALDSFLEHCQEHLRVRVEEDRISEGYTHQAGKA